In Rhodamnia argentea isolate NSW1041297 chromosome 4, ASM2092103v1, whole genome shotgun sequence, the following proteins share a genomic window:
- the LOC115736234 gene encoding uncharacterized protein LOC115736234 isoform X1, which produces MAAVAETYSARNPDTVHTDVLSRARESCYKARDAFYACVEKESSKKPTEIGSVGLLYPSECKKSRAEYENRCRASWVKHFDRQYCRNKTLRRLLDDKDSKRGPLTLPQPSTFKTPRSFVESRNENNRQEGMQKFFST; this is translated from the exons ATGGCTGCTGTTGCAGAAACCTACTCAGCAAGAAACCCAGATACAGTCCACACCGACGTCCTCTCTAGAGCTCGCGAGTCTTGCTACAAG GCTCGCGATGCTTTCTACGCGTGCGTAGAGAAGGAATCGAGCAAGAAGCCGACGGAGATCGGCTCCGTCGGATTATTGTACCCCTCCGAGTGTAAAAAATCGAGGGCCGAGTACGAGAATCGATGTCGAGCTTCTTGG GTGAAGCATTTTGATAGGCAGTACTGTAGGAACAAGACACTTCGGAGGCTCTTGGACGATAAGGATTCAAAGCGCGGTCCTTTAACGCTCCCGCAGCCTTCCACTTTCAAAACTCCCA GGAGCTTCGTCGAGAGCCGCAACGAAAACAATCGGCAAGAAGGGATGCAGAAATTTTTCTCTACATGA
- the LOC115736186 gene encoding CBL-interacting serine/threonine-protein kinase 6-like, which yields MTKKGEDGGSSILHGKYELGRLLGHGTFAKVYHARELQSGRSVAMKVVGKEKVVKVGMTEQIKREIAVMKMVKHPHIVELHEVMASKSNIYFAMELVRGGELFAKVTKGRLREDVARAYFQQLISAVDFCHSRGVYHRDLKPENLLVDENGDLKVTDFGLSAFGEHLRQDGLLHTTCGTPAYVAPEVIGKKGYDGSKADLWSCGVILYVLLAGFLPFQDDNIMVMYRKIYRGDFKCPPWFSPEARRLVTKLLDPNPSTRIPISKITESSWFKKSVPKSLVPKEEQEFDKEKAAKTRPPGTMNAFHIISLSEGFDLSPLFEEKRREEKEELRFATTRSASSVISRIEEAARAGKFSIKKSESRVNLQGEAAGRKGKLVIEAELFAVAPSVLMVEVKKDRGDTLEYNQFCRKELRPALKDIVWTSPGDDPLPD from the coding sequence ATGACGAAGAAGGGGGAGGACGGGGGCTCGTCGATCCTGCACGGGAAGTACGAGCTGGGCCGCCTCCTCGGGCACGGGACCTTCGCGAAGGTGTACCACGCGCGCGAGCTGCAGAGCGGCCGGAGCGTGGCGATGAAGGTCGTCGGGAAGGAGAAGGTGGTGAAGGTGGGCATGACGGAGCAGATCAAGCGCGAGATCGCCGTCATGAAGATGGTGAAGCACCCCCACATCGTGGAGCTTCACGAGGTCATGGCGAGCAAGTCGAATATCTACTTCGCCATGGAGCTCGTCCGCGGAGGTGAGCTCTTTGCCAAGGTCACTAAGGGCCGGCTCCGGGAGGACGTCGCCCGGGCCTACTTCCAGCAACTCATCTCGGCGGTGGACTTCTGCCACAGCCGGGGGGTGTACCACCGGGATTTGAAGCCGGAGAATCTGTTGGTGGACGAGAATGGCGATCTAAAAGTGACCGACTTCGGGCTCAGCGCCTTCGGAGAGCACCTGAGGCAGGACGGGCTCCTGCACACCACGTGCGGGACGCCCGCATACGTCGCCCCCGAGGTGATCGGGAAGAAGGGCTACGACGGTTCCAAGGCGGACCTGTGGTCGTGCGGCGTGATCCTATACGTCCTCCTGGCCGGGTTCTTGCCCTTCCAGGACGATAACATCATGGTCATGTACCGGAAGATTTACCGGGGCGATTTCAAGTGCCCGCCCTGGTTCTCGCCCGAGGCCCGGCGGCTCGTGACCAAGCTCCTAGACCCGAACCCGAGCACCCGGATCCCGATTTCCAAGATCACGGAGAGCTCGTGGTTCAAGAAGTCGGTCCCCAAGAGCTTGGTCCCCAAGGAGGAGCAGGAATTCGACAAGGAGAAGGCGGCGAAGACGCGGCCGCCGGGGACGATGAACGCGTTCCACATAATCTCCCTCTCCGAGGGGTTCGACCTGTCGCCGCTCTTCGAGGAGAAGAGgagggaggagaaggaggagctGCGGTTCGCGACCACGAGGTCCGCGAGCAGCGTCATATCGAGGATCGAGGAGGCCGCGAGGGCTGGGAAGTTCAGCATCAAGAAGAGCGAGTCGAGGGTGAATCTGCAGGGGGAGGCGGCGGGGAGGAAAGGGAAGCTGGTGATCGAGGCGGAGTTGTTCGCGGTGGCGCCGTCGGTGCTGATGGTGGAGGTGAAGAAGGACCGGGGCGACACGCTGGAGTACAACCAGTTCTGCCGGAAGGAGCTGAGACCGGCGCTCAAGGACATCGTCTGGACGTCCCCGGGCGATGACCCGTTGCCCGATTGA
- the LOC115736234 gene encoding uncharacterized protein LOC115736234 isoform X2 has protein sequence MAAVAETYSARNPDTVHTDVLSRARESCYKARDAFYACVEKESSKKPTEIGSVGLLYPSECKKSRAEYENRCRASWVKHFDRQYCRNKTLRRLLDDKDSKRGPLTLPQPSTFKTPS, from the exons ATGGCTGCTGTTGCAGAAACCTACTCAGCAAGAAACCCAGATACAGTCCACACCGACGTCCTCTCTAGAGCTCGCGAGTCTTGCTACAAG GCTCGCGATGCTTTCTACGCGTGCGTAGAGAAGGAATCGAGCAAGAAGCCGACGGAGATCGGCTCCGTCGGATTATTGTACCCCTCCGAGTGTAAAAAATCGAGGGCCGAGTACGAGAATCGATGTCGAGCTTCTTGG GTGAAGCATTTTGATAGGCAGTACTGTAGGAACAAGACACTTCGGAGGCTCTTGGACGATAAGGATTCAAAGCGCGGTCCTTTAACGCTCCCGCAGCCTTCCACTTTCAAAACTCCCAGTTGA